One window of Corynebacterium doosanense CAU 212 = DSM 45436 genomic DNA carries:
- the rplX gene encoding 50S ribosomal protein L24: MKIHKGDTVVVISGPDKGAQGKVIEAYPTRDKVLVEGVNRIKKHVADSARERGASSGGIVTQEAPIHVSNVMVVDADGNATRVGYRFDENGKKVRVSKRNGKDI, from the coding sequence ATGAAGATCCATAAGGGCGACACTGTCGTCGTCATCTCTGGCCCGGACAAGGGAGCCCAGGGCAAGGTCATCGAGGCCTACCCGACGCGTGACAAGGTCCTCGTCGAGGGTGTCAACCGCATCAAGAAGCACGTCGCCGACTCCGCTCGTGAGCGTGGCGCCTCTTCCGGCGGAATCGTCACCCAGGAAGCCCCGATCCACGTGTCCAACGTGATGGTCGTGGACGCGGACGGCAACGCCACCCGCGTTGGCTACCGCTTCGATGAGAACGGCAAGAAAGTCCGTGTCTCCAAGCGCAACGGGAAGGACATCTAA
- a CDS encoding aldo/keto reductase, with the protein MTFSLPDIGFGTYSLVGSDGAESIASAIGAGYRLIDTAYNYENEGTVGEGVRRAVDNGVARDSLIITSKLPGRYQKSGLARERIEESIFRLGVDYIDLLLIHWPNPQQGHYVEAWQQLIEARNDGLVHHIGVSNFLPEHIERLETETGELPEVNQIELHPYFPQVEQVGYHREKGILTEAWSPLGRGKDILEDPVITKIAESHGIGAGEVVLSWHHARGVTPIPRSANPQRQRSNLAAVGLELSEDEIQAITGLGRADGRINDQDPATYEEF; encoded by the coding sequence ATGACGTTCTCCCTTCCAGACATCGGTTTCGGCACCTACAGCCTTGTGGGCTCGGACGGGGCAGAGTCCATCGCCTCCGCCATCGGAGCCGGCTACCGCCTCATCGACACTGCCTACAACTACGAAAACGAGGGCACGGTCGGCGAGGGTGTCCGCCGGGCCGTCGACAACGGCGTCGCCCGCGACTCCCTCATCATCACCAGCAAGTTGCCCGGCAGGTACCAGAAAAGCGGCCTGGCCCGCGAACGCATCGAGGAGAGCATCTTCCGCCTCGGTGTCGACTACATCGACCTGCTGCTCATTCACTGGCCCAACCCGCAGCAGGGCCATTACGTCGAGGCGTGGCAGCAGCTCATCGAGGCGCGTAACGACGGCCTCGTCCACCACATCGGTGTCTCCAACTTCCTTCCCGAGCACATCGAACGCCTCGAGACCGAGACCGGGGAACTTCCGGAGGTCAACCAGATCGAGCTGCACCCCTACTTCCCGCAGGTGGAACAGGTGGGCTATCACCGGGAGAAGGGGATCCTCACCGAGGCGTGGAGCCCCCTGGGCCGGGGCAAGGACATCCTCGAGGACCCGGTGATCACGAAGATCGCCGAGTCCCACGGCATCGGCGCCGGCGAGGTCGTCCTCTCCTGGCATCACGCGCGGGGCGTGACCCCCATCCCCCGCTCCGCCAACCCGCAGCGCCAGCGCAGCAATCTCGCCGCCGTCGGGCTAGAGCTTTCCGAGGATGAGATCCAGGCCATCACCGGGCTCGGTCGAGCGGACGGTCGGATCAACGACCAGGACCCCGCCACCTACGAGGAGTTCTAG
- the rplE gene encoding 50S ribosomal protein L5: protein MAENYTPRLKTRYREEIRTSLNEEFNYDNVMQIPGVVKVVVNMGVGDAARDSKIINGAIEDLTLITGQKPQLRRAKTSIANFKLREGMPIGAKVTLRGDRMWEFLDRLLTVALPRIRDFRGLSDQQFDGHGNYTFGLTEQTMFYEIDVDKIDRPRGMDITVVTTATNNDEGRSLLRELGFPFKQAEQSN from the coding sequence ATGGCTGAGAACTACACCCCGCGCCTGAAGACGCGCTACCGCGAGGAAATCCGCACCTCCCTGAACGAAGAGTTCAATTACGACAACGTCATGCAGATCCCCGGCGTGGTCAAGGTTGTCGTCAACATGGGTGTCGGCGACGCCGCCCGTGACTCCAAGATCATCAACGGTGCCATCGAGGACCTCACGCTGATCACCGGTCAGAAGCCGCAGCTCCGCCGCGCCAAGACCTCCATCGCGAACTTCAAGCTCCGCGAGGGCATGCCCATCGGCGCCAAGGTCACCCTCCGTGGCGACCGCATGTGGGAGTTCCTGGACCGCCTGCTGACCGTGGCCCTGCCGCGTATCCGCGACTTCCGCGGCCTGTCGGACCAGCAGTTCGACGGCCACGGCAACTACACCTTCGGCCTCACCGAGCAGACGATGTTCTACGAGATCGACGTGGACAAGATCGACCGTCCGCGCGGTATGGACATCACCGTGGTCACCACCGCCACGAACAACGACGAGGGCCGCTCGCTCCTGCGTGAGCTCGGCTTCCCGTTCAAGCAGGCTGAGCAGAGCAACTAA
- the rplN gene encoding 50S ribosomal protein L14 encodes MIQQESRLKIADNTGAREILCIRVLGGSVRRFAGIGDTIVATVKEATPGGNVKSGEVVKAVIVRTKKETRRADGSYIRFDENAAVLIKNDNEPRGTRIFGPVARELRDKKFMKIVSLAPEVI; translated from the coding sequence GTGATTCAGCAGGAATCGCGTCTCAAGATCGCCGATAACACCGGTGCCAGGGAAATCCTGTGCATCCGCGTTCTCGGTGGATCTGTTCGACGCTTCGCCGGTATCGGCGACACCATTGTCGCCACCGTCAAGGAAGCGACCCCGGGCGGCAACGTCAAGTCCGGTGAGGTCGTCAAGGCTGTCATCGTCCGTACGAAGAAGGAGACCCGTCGTGCAGACGGCTCCTACATCCGTTTCGACGAGAACGCAGCCGTGCTCATCAAGAACGACAACGAGCCGCGCGGTACGCGCATCTTCGGCCCCGTTGCCCGTGAGCTCCGCGACAAGAAGTTCATGAAGATCGTTTCTCTCGCACCGGAGGTGATTTAA